One Methanobacteriaceae archaeon genomic window carries:
- a CDS encoding nucleoside deaminase encodes MLLEDHKYMLEAIKEAKKSLREGGIPIGAVLVQDGIVVGRGHNQMLQKDSPILHGEMDCIQNAGRLKGADYNKSTLYTTLSPCTMCSGAILLYNISRVVIGENKTLIGPEKLLEENGVEVVVLGIDECRELLEKFIEDNKEIWDAEMERVGYSTQ; translated from the coding sequence ATGTTACTTGAAGATCATAAATACATGTTAGAAGCGATTAAAGAGGCTAAAAAAAGCCTCAGAGAAGGTGGAATTCCAATAGGGGCTGTGCTTGTTCAAGACGGGATCGTGGTGGGGCGAGGTCACAATCAAATGCTTCAAAAGGATTCGCCCATCCTGCACGGGGAAATGGACTGTATACAGAATGCAGGACGCCTTAAAGGGGCAGATTACAATAAATCAACACTATACACGACATTATCTCCATGCACCATGTGCTCTGGAGCTATTTTGCTTTATAATATTTCCAGGGTAGTAATTGGGGAAAATAAAACTCTCATCGGACCTGAAAAACTTCTTGAAGAAAATGGGGTTGAAGTGGTGGTTCTGGGAATTGATGAATGCCGGGAACTTTTAGAAAAGTTCATTGAAGATAATAAGGAAATCTGGGATGCTGAAATGGAAAGAGTCGGTTACAGCACCCAGTAG
- a CDS encoding amidohydrolase: MNPEAFYRSIDQLGSDFKSQQIKIFRWLHQHPELAYQEYETSQYIKKYLGQLQGFEIHSMAKTGIKAVLRGDKSEPTVAIRADIDALPVKEETNLPYASHVKTEYNGQETYVAHVCGHDASTAAALGTATILSQLKHELPGNVVFLFQPAEEGAPTGTDGGALRMVEEGALKDPDVQAIFGFHANNTCYPGQVMIREGPTHASQDSIFIRIWGEQAHGSQPWSGKDPIVAGASLINSLQTLISREVDLQKGAAVITVGYFWGGIKVNIIPEGAEMGLTVRSLDEGNREILITRIKELAELKAEMHGCQAEVIFGQHYPMNLNQINLYEKMLPTVERVAQAKNVLYYLASTKSEDFSYFSREVPGLYMYYGAAPSDRPLSEAKPNHHPEFMVDEKAISFATRLECNLIYDCLRTI; the protein is encoded by the coding sequence ATGAACCCTGAGGCATTTTACAGATCCATAGATCAACTGGGATCTGATTTCAAATCTCAGCAAATAAAAATCTTTCGCTGGCTCCATCAGCACCCGGAGCTGGCCTATCAAGAATATGAAACCAGCCAGTACATTAAAAAATACCTGGGTCAGCTTCAGGGATTTGAAATCCATTCCATGGCCAAGACCGGAATTAAAGCAGTCCTTCGTGGTGATAAATCGGAACCCACAGTAGCTATCCGGGCGGATATTGATGCTCTCCCTGTGAAGGAGGAGACAAACCTACCTTATGCTTCCCATGTTAAAACGGAATACAATGGTCAGGAAACTTATGTGGCCCATGTATGTGGACATGATGCCAGCACCGCCGCTGCTCTGGGCACAGCAACAATTTTAAGCCAACTTAAGCATGAATTACCAGGAAATGTGGTTTTCCTTTTCCAACCAGCCGAAGAAGGCGCCCCTACTGGTACTGATGGGGGTGCATTACGTATGGTAGAAGAAGGAGCACTGAAAGACCCGGATGTTCAGGCCATATTCGGGTTTCATGCCAACAACACCTGCTACCCGGGTCAAGTTATGATCCGGGAGGGACCAACCCATGCCAGTCAGGACAGTATATTCATACGCATCTGGGGAGAACAGGCCCACGGTTCCCAACCCTGGAGTGGTAAAGACCCCATAGTAGCTGGAGCTTCCCTTATAAACTCACTTCAAACCCTCATAAGTCGAGAAGTAGACTTGCAGAAGGGTGCTGCTGTCATTACCGTAGGATACTTTTGGGGCGGAATAAAAGTCAATATAATCCCTGAGGGAGCTGAGATGGGTTTAACAGTCAGGTCACTTGATGAGGGTAATAGAGAAATTTTAATAACCCGTATTAAAGAATTGGCAGAGCTTAAAGCAGAAATGCACGGTTGCCAGGCAGAAGTGATATTCGGACAGCACTATCCCATGAATTTAAATCAGATAAATTTATATGAGAAAATGCTTCCCACAGTGGAAAGGGTTGCTCAGGCTAAAAATGTTTTATATTATTTGGCTTCAACAAAATCAGAAGACTTCTCATACTTTTCCAGGGAAGTTCCCGGTCTTTACATGTATTACGGGGCTGCACCCAGCGACAGGCCACTTTCCGAGGCCAAACCCAATCACCACCCAGAATTCATGGTTGATGAGAAAGCTATAAGTTTCGCCACCCGTTTAGAGTGTAATTTGATTTACGACTGTCTAAGAACAATCTAA
- the nrdD gene encoding anaerobic ribonucleoside-triphosphate reductase codes for MKDARIIAAIPTKAETCVLKNNGIFEKFSHEKILKSCLMAGAPLWAAEKIASQAAGAAYDGVTTKEIKMWVYDSLKRVDSKMADKYLRTNQLRVRTSRDTIESFDKTKIEKTLIVETGASPELADQIATEVWKEVKKLDVEYLTAPMLREMVNTKLVEHGLETYRRRYTRLGIPVYNITNLIENGSRDNANMIHNPETVHKYVADEALKQYALLHILPNELADAHMGGDIHIHDLEFFAGRPLNCLQHDLRLFIKHGLKVDGTGDHTSVAGPPNHIETLMNHSGEIMLAAQQNMSGGQAMSLWNIFVAPFAHGLPYEKVKQAVQMFIYNLNMAYAARGSQVPFTSINLEFGVPDFLQDVEAYGPKGKLAGVYGDFEEETRMLQRAFTETLLDGDRDGKPHLFPNTIYVLRDEILKDEYAEDVALVHELSAKYGSAYYVNMLPEYRNNMANYMGCRTSLGDNWTGDWEQDCFRTGNLAYVTINLPRIAYQSRDEDDLFEYLDGHLRLAEQVLHLRREQAMKCLNDFNLLPFLTQETDGGCYYQVENSTLSFGFVGLNEMLLSHCGVGIDDADARKLGIKVIEFMNQRATELKEQTGYRWTVLQTPAESTAYRFATLDQEKFKNDTITQGDDQAAYYTNSSHVPVNSDVNFAEKIRIEEKFHPLTLGGHIFHAFMGESYSDPQALMSLTDKIARKSDIGFWAYSSALSFCIKCKTLMKGLQSNCATCGEEKEVEWYDRITGYVQQVGRSKSASGGWNPGKMKELMDRRRY; via the coding sequence ATGAAGGATGCTCGGATTATTGCTGCCATACCAACCAAGGCGGAAACTTGTGTTTTAAAAAACAATGGGATATTTGAGAAGTTCAGTCATGAAAAAATACTAAAATCCTGTCTTATGGCAGGCGCACCTTTATGGGCTGCGGAAAAAATCGCATCACAGGCTGCAGGGGCGGCCTATGATGGGGTCACCACCAAGGAAATCAAGATGTGGGTATATGACTCTTTGAAACGTGTTGACTCCAAGATGGCTGACAAGTATCTCCGCACTAACCAGTTAAGGGTGCGCACATCCAGAGACACCATTGAATCCTTCGACAAAACCAAAATCGAGAAAACTTTAATTGTAGAGACTGGTGCCAGCCCGGAACTAGCAGACCAGATAGCCACTGAGGTTTGGAAGGAGGTCAAAAAACTGGATGTGGAGTACCTCACTGCTCCCATGCTCAGGGAAATGGTAAACACCAAACTGGTGGAACACGGTCTGGAAACATACAGACGCCGCTACACCCGACTGGGGATACCGGTCTATAACATCACCAACCTCATAGAAAATGGAAGCCGGGACAACGCCAACATGATACACAACCCGGAAACCGTGCACAAATACGTGGCAGACGAGGCTCTTAAACAATACGCTCTACTCCATATATTACCTAATGAATTAGCCGATGCTCATATGGGTGGTGATATCCACATACATGACCTGGAATTCTTTGCAGGGCGTCCGCTTAACTGCTTACAGCATGATTTACGGTTATTCATTAAACACGGACTTAAAGTGGATGGAACTGGAGATCATACCAGTGTCGCTGGACCACCAAACCATATAGAAACCCTGATGAACCATTCAGGGGAGATAATGCTGGCCGCTCAGCAGAACATGAGTGGAGGCCAAGCTATGAGTCTCTGGAATATTTTCGTGGCACCATTTGCCCATGGACTGCCTTATGAGAAGGTAAAACAGGCAGTGCAGATGTTCATCTACAATCTTAACATGGCCTATGCTGCTCGAGGAAGCCAAGTACCATTCACCTCTATAAACCTGGAATTCGGTGTACCAGATTTCCTCCAGGATGTAGAAGCCTACGGACCAAAAGGTAAACTCGCAGGGGTTTACGGAGACTTTGAAGAAGAAACTCGCATGTTACAAAGAGCCTTCACAGAAACCCTGCTGGATGGTGACCGAGATGGTAAACCACACCTCTTCCCCAACACCATCTACGTGTTAAGGGATGAAATACTCAAGGATGAATATGCTGAAGATGTGGCTTTAGTCCATGAATTATCAGCTAAATACGGTAGTGCCTACTATGTGAACATGTTACCTGAATACCGCAATAACATGGCCAACTACATGGGATGCAGAACCAGTTTAGGGGATAACTGGACTGGAGACTGGGAACAGGACTGTTTCAGAACAGGCAACTTAGCCTATGTCACCATTAACCTGCCCAGAATAGCATACCAATCTAGGGATGAAGATGATCTGTTTGAATATCTGGATGGTCATCTGCGACTAGCAGAACAGGTTCTTCACTTGCGCCGGGAACAGGCTATGAAATGCCTCAATGACTTCAACCTCCTCCCATTCCTCACCCAGGAAACAGATGGTGGATGTTATTACCAGGTGGAAAACTCCACATTATCCTTTGGTTTCGTGGGCTTAAACGAAATGCTTCTCTCTCACTGTGGTGTAGGTATAGATGATGCTGATGCCAGAAAACTGGGAATAAAGGTTATAGAATTCATGAACCAGCGTGCCACTGAGTTGAAGGAGCAAACTGGCTACAGATGGACCGTACTCCAGACTCCTGCAGAATCCACTGCTTACAGGTTCGCCACCCTGGATCAGGAGAAATTTAAAAATGATACCATAACTCAGGGTGATGATCAGGCAGCCTACTACACCAACAGTAGTCATGTACCAGTAAACTCTGATGTCAATTTTGCTGAGAAAATCCGTATTGAGGAAAAATTCCACCCTCTAACCCTGGGCGGACACATTTTCCATGCTTTCATGGGAGAATCATACAGCGATCCACAAGCACTCATGAGCCTAACTGACAAGATAGCTAGGAAATCTGATATTGGCTTCTGGGCCTACAGCAGTGCCCTTAGTTTCTGCATAAAATGCAAAACCCTGATGAAAGGATTACAATCCAACTGCGCCACATGTGGAGAGGAAAAAGAGGTTGAATGGTATGACCGAATAACAGGTTACGTGCAACAAGTGGGAAGATCCAAATCAGCCTCAGGTGGATGGAATCCTGGTAAGATGAAAGAGTTGATGGACAGGAGAAGGTATTAA